The Opitutaceae bacterium genome has a window encoding:
- a CDS encoding FAD-dependent oxidoreductase — MPRPNTLKADFCIAGGGMAGVCAALAAARNGASVVLIQDRSVLGGNASSEVRMHVVGADCSGGKPGARESGIIEELRLEDAFRNPHRSYSLWDLLLYEKVHLEPKITLLLDTVCTGCVTTTRASGLKVIESVEAHRESTEDHFTIEAAFFADCTGDGRLGLEAGADFTMGREDRAAFGETLALEQADRQTLGSSILFTARRHAAPQPFVAPSWVRSFKQSDFVHRAFDGYEYGYWWSEWGGQLDTIKDNAAIRHELLRIALGIWNYIKNSGNHPDSAHWALEWVGAIPGKRESRRFLGRHILTEHDVLKGVTPPDQVAYSGWAIDLHPPSGVDVPEEPPYTPTRFPHLFGIPVGCYCSRNVGNLFMAGRNISATHVAFASTRVMGTCAIGGQAVGTAAALLHGSGKQSHLELTAGSPQIHALQQRLLRDDAFLPGIVSEDETDLVRTAVIRSPDSAPGMECRSLTDGVTRRLKAAWGTWASDSAHHFESAGLPASIEITLARESRIRTIEITFDSGFERPLAITPSDWFTARMTRGPQPELVRDYRIRVDGQVVIEEVGNFLRKRAHRLKETVTGSVIRIELLATHGLPVARVFEVRAYG, encoded by the coding sequence ATGCCTCGCCCCAACACACTCAAGGCGGATTTCTGCATCGCCGGAGGCGGTATGGCCGGAGTCTGTGCCGCCCTGGCCGCCGCCCGAAACGGCGCCTCCGTGGTCCTGATCCAGGACCGTTCCGTCCTCGGGGGCAATGCCTCGTCAGAGGTTCGGATGCACGTGGTCGGGGCCGACTGTTCGGGCGGCAAGCCCGGCGCGCGTGAGTCGGGCATCATCGAGGAATTGCGCCTGGAGGATGCCTTCCGAAATCCGCACCGCTCCTATTCGCTCTGGGATCTCCTGCTCTACGAGAAGGTTCACCTCGAACCGAAAATCACCCTGCTCCTCGACACCGTCTGCACCGGTTGCGTGACGACGACCCGTGCCTCCGGCCTCAAGGTCATCGAATCGGTCGAAGCCCATCGGGAATCGACCGAGGATCATTTCACCATCGAGGCCGCCTTCTTTGCCGATTGCACGGGGGACGGTCGCCTCGGACTTGAGGCGGGTGCGGATTTCACAATGGGGCGGGAAGACCGGGCCGCCTTCGGTGAAACCCTCGCCCTCGAGCAGGCGGACCGCCAGACCCTGGGCAGTTCCATCCTCTTCACCGCCCGGCGCCATGCCGCACCCCAGCCCTTCGTGGCCCCTTCCTGGGTCCGCTCTTTCAAGCAGAGCGACTTCGTCCACCGCGCGTTTGATGGCTACGAATATGGCTACTGGTGGTCGGAATGGGGCGGTCAGCTCGATACGATCAAGGACAATGCGGCGATCCGCCACGAACTGCTGCGAATCGCCCTGGGCATCTGGAACTACATCAAGAACTCCGGCAACCACCCCGACTCTGCCCATTGGGCCCTGGAGTGGGTCGGAGCCATTCCCGGAAAACGGGAATCCCGGCGCTTCCTCGGCCGCCATATCCTGACCGAACACGATGTGCTGAAGGGAGTGACCCCGCCCGATCAGGTCGCCTATAGCGGATGGGCCATCGACCTGCACCCCCCGTCAGGCGTCGATGTCCCGGAAGAGCCGCCCTACACCCCCACCCGGTTCCCCCATCTCTTCGGAATCCCGGTCGGCTGTTACTGCTCCCGCAATGTGGGCAATCTCTTCATGGCCGGACGGAATATCAGCGCCACCCACGTCGCCTTCGCCAGCACCCGGGTCATGGGCACCTGCGCCATCGGGGGTCAGGCGGTCGGCACCGCCGCCGCCCTCCTGCACGGATCCGGCAAACAGAGCCATCTCGAGCTGACCGCCGGCAGCCCGCAGATCCACGCCCTCCAACAACGCCTCCTGCGCGACGACGCCTTTCTTCCGGGAATCGTAAGCGAAGACGAAACGGACCTCGTCCGCACCGCCGTCATTCGCAGTCCCGATTCCGCGCCCGGGATGGAATGCCGTTCCCTCACCGATGGCGTCACCCGCAGGCTGAAGGCCGCATGGGGAACCTGGGCCTCGGACTCTGCGCATCACTTTGAGTCGGCCGGACTCCCCGCTTCCATTGAGATCACCCTCGCCCGGGAAAGCCGGATCCGGACAATCGAGATCACTTTCGATTCCGGCTTCGAACGGCCCCTCGCGATCACTCCAAGCGACTGGTTCACCGCCAGGATGACGCGCGGACCGCAGCCCGAACTGGTCCGGGACTACCGGATCCGCGTGGACGGGCAGGTCGTGATCGAGGAGGTTGGCAACTTCCTGCGCAAGCGTGCGCACCGGTTGAAGGAGACCGTCACCGGGTCGGTCATCCGCATCGAACTCCTGGCGACGCACGGACTGCCGGTGGCGCGGGTCTTCGAAGTCCGGGCCTATGGTTGA
- a CDS encoding DUF423 domain-containing protein: protein MTVKKTTFSWSCSIGAILGFLGVLAGAFGAHALKPGLIERGMLEVWQTAVLFHLLHAIALCALGWTVSPSRRTSRAGLIATSWTLGILLFSGSLYLLALGGPRLLGPVTPIGGLFLLSGWALAVFLRPATRTAS from the coding sequence ATGACCGTAAAAAAAACCACCTTTTCCTGGAGCTGCTCGATCGGGGCAATTCTCGGATTTCTCGGCGTTCTTGCCGGAGCCTTCGGCGCCCACGCCCTCAAGCCCGGTCTGATCGAGAGAGGGATGCTCGAAGTCTGGCAAACGGCCGTGCTCTTCCATCTCCTCCACGCCATCGCCCTCTGCGCCCTCGGCTGGACCGTCAGCCCTTCCCGGCGGACCTCAAGGGCCGGCCTGATCGCGACCTCCTGGACACTCGGGATCCTTCTCTTCTCCGGTTCTCTCTACCTTCTTGCCCTCGGAGGCCCGCGTTTACTGGGACCGGTCACACCGATCGGCGGCCTCTTCCTGCTCTCCGGCTGGGCCCTCGCCGTGTTCCTGCGTCCCGCGACCCGAACGGCATCGTGA
- a CDS encoding aspartate aminotransferase family protein, producing the protein MNPQTLAGSTQNETAIASLYDQYVIRNYGRATLTLVRGEGTRVWDDRGKKFLDFTSGIAVTALGHGHPHWVEAVRRQAGELVHVSNLFRNPTQGELARRLVQKAGPGRVLFCNSGAEANEALLKLARLHGLRKTGQEGVCTGVICAENAFHGRTFGGMSATPQEKIQKGFRPLLEGFSFGRLNDLESFERLIGPNTAAIFLETIQGESGIHPCEPEFLHGIRRLCDQHDLLLILDEVQCGVGRSGRFFAFEHSGVRPDAIGMAKGLGGGFPIGAIWAGEKAADLFTPGSHGTTFGGTPLACAAALAVLDIVDADDFLQKIRENGLHLLGQLQALCDRFPDRLVAVRGLGYMIGLQLKEDPAPVHAALREAGLLVPTAGGNVIRFLPPLIATRGELDEAVAILTGVLEKGNA; encoded by the coding sequence ATGAACCCGCAAACCCTCGCCGGCAGCACCCAGAACGAAACTGCCATTGCCTCGCTCTACGATCAGTATGTGATCCGCAACTACGGGCGTGCCACGCTCACCCTGGTCCGGGGCGAGGGGACCCGGGTCTGGGACGATCGCGGGAAAAAGTTTCTGGATTTCACCTCCGGCATCGCGGTGACCGCTCTCGGGCATGGCCATCCCCATTGGGTCGAGGCGGTCCGGCGGCAGGCGGGCGAACTCGTCCATGTCAGCAATCTCTTCCGCAATCCCACCCAGGGGGAACTGGCCCGGAGGCTTGTCCAGAAAGCCGGTCCGGGAAGGGTTCTCTTTTGCAACAGCGGGGCTGAAGCGAATGAGGCCCTGCTCAAGTTGGCCCGCCTCCACGGTCTGCGCAAAACCGGGCAGGAAGGGGTCTGCACCGGGGTGATCTGCGCGGAGAATGCCTTTCACGGCCGGACGTTCGGCGGGATGAGTGCCACGCCGCAGGAAAAGATCCAGAAGGGGTTTCGACCCCTGCTGGAGGGTTTCTCCTTCGGCCGCCTGAATGATCTCGAGAGCTTCGAGCGCCTGATTGGACCAAACACGGCCGCCATCTTCCTCGAGACGATCCAGGGTGAGAGCGGGATTCACCCCTGTGAACCGGAATTCCTCCACGGCATCCGCCGCCTCTGTGATCAGCACGATCTTCTTCTCATCCTCGACGAAGTGCAGTGCGGGGTGGGCCGGTCGGGCCGGTTTTTCGCCTTCGAGCATTCGGGTGTCCGGCCCGATGCGATCGGCATGGCCAAGGGGCTGGGCGGCGGTTTTCCGATCGGGGCGATCTGGGCCGGCGAAAAGGCGGCCGATCTCTTCACCCCCGGTTCCCACGGGACCACTTTCGGCGGCACGCCCCTGGCCTGCGCGGCGGCCCTTGCCGTCCTCGATATTGTGGATGCGGACGACTTCCTTCAGAAGATCCGGGAAAATGGCCTCCATCTTCTCGGACAGTTGCAGGCGCTCTGCGACCGTTTTCCCGACCGCCTTGTCGCTGTCCGTGGACTTGGCTACATGATCGGCCTCCAACTCAAGGAGGATCCGGCTCCGGTCCATGCCGCCCTGCGGGAAGCGGGCCTGCTCGTGCCGACGGCCGGAGGCAATGTCATCCGCTTCCTCCCTCCGCTCATCGCCACCCGCGGCGAGCTGGACGAAGCGGTCGCCATCCTGACCGGCGTTCTGGAGAAGGGCAACGCCTGA
- the argF gene encoding ornithine carbamoyltransferase translates to MKHLLKETDFTPDEAADLLRAARRFKSTRGRDGSAPLKGQSWGMVFAKSSTRTRVSFEVAIHELGGNPIFLSRNDIQLGRGESVADTARVLSRYLHGLVVRTFDQKDVEDLASFGSMPVINALTDLLHPCQFFTDAFSAAECWAGDGDLAASLRGRKVAFFGDCANNVANSWILGAGLFGMEISLAGPEGFGPGPEIRRLLEERGVGGRFHFTTDPVEAARDADVLYTDVWVSMGMEKEEKERIERMRPYSVTSDLFRVARPGALFMHCLPAYAGKEVTQEVLDSERSIVFDQAENRLHTQKAIIAALASSG, encoded by the coding sequence ATGAAGCACCTCCTCAAGGAAACCGATTTCACCCCGGACGAAGCCGCCGATCTGCTCCGTGCCGCAAGGCGGTTCAAATCGACGCGCGGCCGCGACGGCTCGGCTCCGCTCAAGGGCCAGTCCTGGGGCATGGTCTTTGCCAAGTCGAGCACGCGGACCCGGGTGTCTTTCGAGGTGGCCATCCATGAACTCGGCGGCAATCCGATCTTTCTCAGTCGCAATGATATCCAGTTGGGTCGGGGCGAGAGTGTTGCGGATACCGCCAGGGTGCTCTCCCGTTATCTCCACGGACTGGTCGTCCGGACCTTCGATCAAAAGGATGTCGAGGACCTGGCCTCCTTCGGATCCATGCCGGTCATCAATGCCCTGACCGATCTTCTGCACCCCTGCCAGTTCTTCACCGACGCATTCAGCGCGGCCGAATGCTGGGCGGGTGACGGCGATCTGGCCGCGTCCCTGCGAGGCCGCAAGGTGGCCTTCTTCGGCGACTGCGCGAACAACGTCGCCAATTCCTGGATACTGGGAGCCGGCCTCTTCGGGATGGAGATCAGCCTGGCCGGGCCGGAAGGCTTCGGACCGGGACCGGAAATCCGTCGCCTGCTGGAGGAGAGGGGCGTGGGCGGGCGGTTTCATTTCACGACCGACCCGGTCGAGGCGGCTCGCGATGCCGATGTCCTCTACACCGATGTCTGGGTCAGCATGGGAATGGAGAAGGAGGAGAAGGAGCGCATCGAGCGGATGCGGCCCTATTCCGTGACGTCCGATCTGTTCCGGGTGGCCCGGCCGGGTGCGCTCTTCATGCACTGCCTGCCGGCCTACGCGGGCAAGGAGGTCACGCAGGAGGTGCTCGACAGCGAGCGTTCCATCGTTTTTGACCAGGCCGAGAACCGGCTTCACACCCAGAAGGCGATCATCGCCGCGCTGGCCTCGTCCGGTTGA
- a CDS encoding argininosuccinate synthase — MKIILAYSGGLDTSVIVHWLKDHFSAEVVTFAADIGQEEELKGLSTKARRTGATRHYTLNLVEEFAADYIYPMMRAGAIYEGQYLLGTSIARPLIAKAQIDLARREKADAVAHGSTGKGNDQCRFELSYAALAPELEVIAPWKIDAFRADFPGRTEMIRYCQDQKIPVEASASKPYSMDRNLLHISYEAGILEDPWFDPTTPENKGMFKLSVSPEDAPDKAEYVELEFERGNCVAVNGRRMTPAGVLRALNRLGGKHGIGRVDLVENRFVGMKSRGVYETPGGTILLHAHRQMETLTMDRDLMHLRDSLIPKYAELVYYGFWFAPEREALQALVDDSQKSVTGTVRLKLYKGNVITCGRKSVFSLYDPEIASMEGVASSYNQNDATGFIRLNGLRLRARYAAEKSAKAATRKSKTPAKKKARARKAR, encoded by the coding sequence ATGAAAATCATACTCGCCTATTCCGGTGGTCTCGACACCTCCGTCATCGTTCACTGGCTGAAGGATCATTTCAGCGCAGAAGTCGTCACCTTTGCGGCCGACATCGGCCAGGAGGAGGAACTCAAGGGGCTTTCGACCAAGGCCCGCCGGACCGGGGCCACCCGGCACTACACGCTCAATCTGGTCGAAGAATTCGCCGCCGACTACATCTATCCGATGATGCGGGCCGGCGCGATCTACGAGGGTCAGTACCTGCTTGGCACGTCGATCGCGCGCCCGCTTATCGCGAAGGCGCAGATCGACCTGGCCCGGCGGGAGAAGGCGGACGCGGTGGCTCACGGTTCCACGGGCAAGGGCAATGACCAATGCCGGTTTGAGCTGAGCTATGCGGCTCTCGCGCCCGAACTTGAGGTCATCGCACCGTGGAAGATCGATGCCTTCCGGGCGGATTTCCCCGGTCGGACCGAGATGATCCGGTATTGCCAGGACCAGAAGATCCCGGTGGAAGCGAGTGCGTCCAAGCCGTATTCGATGGATCGCAACCTCCTCCACATTTCCTATGAGGCGGGCATCCTCGAGGATCCCTGGTTTGACCCGACGACTCCGGAGAACAAGGGCATGTTCAAGCTCTCGGTCTCTCCGGAAGACGCCCCGGACAAGGCCGAGTATGTCGAGCTCGAGTTCGAACGCGGGAATTGCGTGGCGGTCAACGGTCGGCGGATGACACCGGCCGGTGTTCTGCGCGCGCTCAACCGCCTGGGCGGCAAACACGGAATCGGCCGCGTCGACCTGGTGGAGAACCGCTTTGTCGGGATGAAGAGCCGGGGGGTCTACGAGACTCCGGGCGGCACCATCCTCCTGCATGCCCACCGGCAGATGGAGACCTTGACCATGGATCGTGACCTCATGCACCTGCGCGATTCGCTCATTCCGAAGTATGCGGAACTCGTCTACTACGGCTTCTGGTTTGCGCCCGAGCGGGAGGCGCTCCAGGCCTTGGTGGACGACAGTCAGAAAAGCGTTACCGGGACGGTCCGGCTCAAGCTCTACAAGGGCAACGTCATCACCTGCGGACGGAAGTCGGTCTTCTCGCTTTATGATCCCGAGATTGCCTCGATGGAAGGCGTGGCCAGCAGCTACAACCAGAACGATGCCACCGGTTTCATCCGCTTGAACGGACTGCGCCTGCGGGCCCGCTACGCGGCGGAGAAATCCGCCAAAGCAGCCACCAGGAAATCGAAGACACCGGCGAAGAAGAAAGCCCGTGCCCGGAAGGCCAGGTAG
- a CDS encoding TorF family putative porin has translation MKKLLASCLLASVVGMGSTSFAAFSISGDMTVGSEYVFRGIKLADNTFHPSVELGFDDLYVGIWGALPMENRSSEGYIDEWDVYVGYSFTISDNLGLDVGATYYYYPLDEVDDTLEAYVGLNWDLEGWTPGIYGYYDFDLETWTLQASIGYSIPFEDAGTSLDLTATYGYVSPNEGDSYSYYGVDAVVPYQLNDSTAISAGVHWATHTIDDLEDNHFYFTLGVSFGG, from the coding sequence ATGAAAAAACTATTAGCCTCGTGCCTCCTGGCGTCGGTAGTCGGGATGGGTAGTACTTCCTTCGCGGCATTCTCCATATCCGGTGACATGACGGTCGGATCGGAGTATGTCTTCCGTGGTATCAAGCTGGCGGACAATACCTTCCACCCGTCCGTCGAACTGGGATTTGACGATCTCTACGTCGGCATCTGGGGGGCGCTTCCGATGGAGAATCGCAGTTCCGAGGGCTACATCGACGAATGGGACGTGTACGTCGGTTACAGCTTCACCATCAGCGACAACCTCGGTCTCGACGTGGGTGCGACCTATTACTACTACCCGCTGGACGAAGTCGACGATACCCTCGAGGCCTATGTCGGCCTGAACTGGGACCTCGAAGGTTGGACACCCGGGATCTACGGATACTATGACTTCGACCTCGAGACCTGGACCCTCCAGGCCTCCATCGGGTACAGCATCCCGTTTGAAGATGCCGGAACCTCCCTTGATCTCACGGCCACCTACGGGTATGTGAGTCCGAATGAGGGCGACAGCTATTCCTATTATGGAGTCGATGCGGTCGTTCCCTACCAGCTCAATGACAGCACCGCGATCAGCGCCGGTGTCCACTGGGCAACCCACACGATCGATGATCTGGAGGACAACCACTTCTACTTCACCCTGGGCGTGAGCTTCGGGGGCTGA
- the rplM gene encoding 50S ribosomal protein L13 — MKTFLAKKEDVKPQWYVVDASNQVLGRMAVKVANILRGRNKPSYTPHVDTGDFVVVINADKIVLTGKKEEQKDYMFFSGFVGGEKHRSVADMKARQPQFVVEHAVKGMLPRNRLANQMLSKLKVYAGPEHPHAAQNPQTISL, encoded by the coding sequence ATGAAGACTTTTCTTGCCAAGAAAGAAGACGTGAAACCGCAGTGGTATGTGGTTGACGCGTCGAACCAGGTCCTCGGCCGCATGGCGGTCAAGGTGGCCAATATTCTCCGCGGGCGGAACAAGCCTTCCTACACCCCTCATGTCGATACCGGCGACTTCGTCGTCGTGATCAACGCCGACAAGATCGTTTTGACGGGCAAGAAGGAGGAGCAGAAGGACTACATGTTCTTTTCGGGTTTCGTCGGGGGAGAGAAGCACCGGTCGGTGGCTGACATGAAGGCCCGGCAGCCGCAATTCGTCGTCGAGCACGCGGTCAAGGGCATGCTGCCGAGGAATCGGCTGGCCAACCAGATGCTCTCCAAGCTCAAAGTGTATGCCGGGCCGGAGCATCCCCACGCTGCCCAGAATCCCCAAACCATTTCCCTCTAG
- the argB gene encoding acetylglutamate kinase: MPYSEQIAKSRVLLEALPYIQSFRDAIFVIKYGGSFMDDPDPEVRSRVAGDIAFLAAVGIHAVVVHGGGKSISRAMAESGLTPVFQNGMRVTDEATMAVVKKTLDTEVNPDVCRMIADRKAKALGMPGDTLLVAEKLTVDEDGRPVDLGYVGDVVEVKVKLIKKAIADGFVPVISPVALGRDGKAYNVNADLAASRIAVALRARRLVYLSDVPGLLENHNDPSTLISTVKEPEVEGLKARGIIDRGMRPKIHSAVRALQEGVHRVHFIDGRMPHSLLLEIYTDKGIGTEIVQE, from the coding sequence ATGCCTTATTCCGAGCAGATCGCCAAGTCACGGGTCCTTCTCGAGGCCCTCCCCTATATCCAGTCATTTCGGGATGCCATTTTTGTCATCAAATATGGCGGCAGTTTCATGGATGATCCCGATCCGGAGGTCCGGTCGCGGGTGGCGGGGGATATTGCGTTTCTGGCGGCGGTCGGGATCCATGCGGTGGTCGTGCACGGCGGAGGCAAATCGATCAGCCGGGCCATGGCGGAATCCGGCCTTACGCCCGTTTTTCAGAACGGCATGCGGGTCACGGACGAGGCGACCATGGCGGTGGTCAAGAAAACCCTCGATACCGAAGTCAATCCGGACGTCTGCCGGATGATCGCCGATCGCAAGGCGAAGGCCCTCGGCATGCCGGGCGACACCCTACTGGTCGCCGAGAAACTGACGGTTGACGAAGACGGTCGTCCGGTCGATCTCGGGTATGTCGGCGACGTGGTCGAGGTGAAGGTCAAGTTGATCAAGAAGGCGATTGCCGACGGCTTCGTGCCGGTCATTTCGCCTGTCGCCCTCGGGCGGGACGGGAAGGCCTATAACGTCAATGCCGATCTGGCTGCTTCCCGCATCGCGGTGGCCCTGAGGGCGCGGCGACTGGTCTACCTCAGCGACGTGCCCGGTCTGCTCGAAAATCACAATGACCCCTCCACCCTGATCTCCACGGTCAAGGAACCCGAGGTTGAGGGACTCAAGGCCCGGGGAATCATCGACCGTGGCATGCGGCCCAAGATCCACAGCGCCGTCCGGGCGCTCCAGGAAGGCGTCCACCGGGTCCACTTCATCGACGGTCGGATGCCGCACAGCCTTCTGCTCGAGATTTACACCGACAAAGGAATTGGAACGGAAATCGTCCAGGAATAG
- the argJ gene encoding bifunctional glutamate N-acetyltransferase/amino-acid acetyltransferase ArgJ, whose protein sequence is MADYEVSTHTPGLTDVAGFELAAAACDIRARKNDRLDLALIHSPDPCTAAGVFTINAVKAPPVRICQDLLKKGGMFHGIVANSGNANACTGAQGVEDGLEMARCAEETVGAPAGSFFVCSTGRIGELLPMDRILPGIRSAGLARSTAPEQGQRAADAILTSDTREKTVTVRVKAGDQSFTVAGMAKGAGMIQPNMATMLAFVATDAKAPTEVLDRILRQVVKVTFNAITVDGDMSTNDTVLVLANGRSGFEVIDEAGEAVLAGAIHRACDALADMIVSDGEKITKVVEVMVEGAASADDAEKVARAIGNSLLVKSSWFGGDPNWGRLADAAGYSGAALEEDKLDIDYEDVPAVVGGQPQPARKPEWKAIVAKRRFRITVRLNLGSGRFRLLASDLTDGYVNFNKSE, encoded by the coding sequence ATGGCCGATTACGAAGTCTCCACCCACACCCCCGGGTTGACCGATGTCGCGGGATTTGAACTGGCCGCCGCGGCCTGCGACATCCGCGCCAGGAAGAATGATCGGCTCGACCTTGCGCTGATCCATTCGCCCGATCCCTGCACGGCGGCGGGTGTCTTCACCATCAATGCAGTCAAAGCGCCACCGGTTCGGATCTGCCAGGATCTCCTGAAGAAAGGCGGCATGTTCCACGGGATCGTCGCCAACAGTGGCAATGCCAATGCCTGCACCGGGGCCCAGGGGGTGGAGGATGGACTGGAGATGGCCCGTTGTGCCGAAGAAACGGTCGGCGCCCCGGCCGGCAGCTTCTTTGTCTGTTCGACCGGACGAATCGGCGAACTGCTGCCCATGGACCGCATCCTTCCGGGCATCCGGTCGGCGGGTTTGGCCAGGTCGACCGCGCCGGAACAGGGCCAGCGGGCGGCCGACGCCATTCTGACCTCCGATACCCGTGAGAAGACGGTGACCGTAAGGGTCAAGGCCGGCGACCAATCCTTCACCGTGGCCGGCATGGCCAAGGGAGCGGGCATGATTCAGCCGAACATGGCGACCATGCTGGCCTTCGTGGCCACCGATGCCAAGGCCCCGACCGAGGTTCTCGACCGGATCCTGCGCCAGGTGGTCAAGGTGACTTTCAACGCGATCACGGTGGATGGCGACATGAGCACCAATGACACCGTTCTGGTCCTGGCCAATGGAAGGAGCGGCTTCGAGGTGATCGACGAAGCGGGTGAGGCCGTGTTGGCCGGGGCGATTCACCGGGCCTGCGATGCGCTGGCGGACATGATCGTATCGGACGGCGAGAAGATCACCAAGGTGGTCGAAGTCATGGTCGAGGGGGCGGCCAGTGCGGACGATGCCGAAAAGGTCGCGCGGGCGATCGGGAACTCCCTGCTGGTCAAGAGCTCGTGGTTCGGCGGAGACCCCAACTGGGGCCGGCTCGCCGATGCCGCCGGCTATTCCGGTGCCGCCCTGGAGGAAGACAAACTCGACATCGATTATGAGGATGTTCCCGCGGTCGTCGGTGGACAACCCCAGCCTGCCCGCAAGCCCGAGTGGAAGGCCATCGTCGCGAAACGGAGGTTCCGGATCACCGTCCGGCTCAACCTGGGCAGCGGCAGATTTCGGCTGCTCGCCTCCGATCTGACCGACGGCTATGTCAATTTCAACAAGAGCGAGTGA
- the rpsI gene encoding 30S ribosomal protein S9 has translation MATETITYIGTGRRKTATARIRITTGTGKIEINGKEFDTYFGHEAFRRNAVRPLVLTDLREQFDVRATVTGGGVNGQAGAISHGIARALLKYNIELRGDLKKAGLLTRDPRAKERKKAGQPGARKRFQFSKR, from the coding sequence ATGGCGACTGAGACAATCACCTATATCGGCACGGGCCGTCGGAAGACCGCCACTGCCCGCATCCGGATCACGACCGGGACGGGCAAGATCGAGATCAATGGCAAGGAGTTCGACACCTATTTTGGACATGAAGCCTTTCGGCGCAATGCCGTGCGGCCGTTGGTCCTGACGGATCTGCGTGAGCAGTTCGACGTTCGTGCCACGGTCACCGGCGGCGGGGTCAATGGTCAGGCCGGAGCAATCTCGCACGGGATCGCCCGGGCCCTGCTCAAGTACAATATCGAATTGCGTGGTGATCTGAAGAAGGCGGGTCTTCTGACCCGAGATCCTCGAGCCAAGGAGCGCAAGAAGGCAGGCCAGCCGGGGGCCCGCAAGCGCTTCCAGTTCTCCAAGCGCTGA
- the argC gene encoding N-acetyl-gamma-glutamyl-phosphate reductase, with translation MNVGIIGASGYSGEVLVRLLLRHPAVNLKAITSRQHAGKSLESVMPAMRGLAPDAVFDPSEAEALAARDDIDLFFLALPHGAAASFARPLVDAGRRVIDLSADFRISDTAVYSEYYGAAHPDPELLPRASYVIPEWADGSWRERPLVAAPGCYPTSVLVPLLPLIQDGLVDTASVVVNSFSGVSGAGRKVAEDYLYCERTESAKAYGLVRHRHLAEIEEQMGLARKGPVVIQFTPHLAPMRRGIATTIVVPAAAGQTLESLEACWERTYRGRPFVQRLERGSTPDTKDVVGTNRIDMAATHDPRTGNFIITSAIDNLMKGASGQAVQIMNLWFDLPETEGLLL, from the coding sequence ATGAACGTTGGTATCATCGGCGCTTCCGGCTATTCCGGTGAAGTCCTGGTCCGGCTCCTGCTCAGGCACCCGGCGGTCAACCTGAAAGCGATCACCTCCCGGCAGCATGCCGGCAAGTCCTTGGAATCGGTGATGCCGGCCATGCGGGGTCTGGCACCCGACGCGGTCTTTGATCCCTCGGAGGCCGAAGCACTGGCCGCCCGGGACGACATCGACCTCTTCTTTCTGGCGCTCCCCCACGGCGCCGCCGCGAGCTTCGCCCGGCCCCTGGTCGACGCGGGCAGGCGGGTGATTGATTTGAGCGCCGATTTCCGTATTTCGGATACGGCAGTCTACAGCGAGTATTACGGCGCAGCCCATCCGGACCCGGAACTGTTGCCCCGGGCAAGCTACGTGATTCCCGAATGGGCGGACGGGAGTTGGAGGGAGCGGCCCCTAGTGGCGGCCCCGGGTTGTTACCCGACGAGTGTGTTGGTCCCGCTTCTCCCCCTCATACAAGACGGACTGGTGGACACCGCTTCAGTGGTGGTCAATTCCTTCAGCGGGGTCAGCGGAGCGGGTCGCAAAGTGGCCGAGGATTACCTCTACTGCGAACGGACCGAAAGTGCCAAGGCCTACGGTCTGGTCAGGCATCGGCATCTGGCCGAGATCGAGGAACAGATGGGCCTGGCCCGGAAAGGACCGGTCGTCATCCAGTTCACCCCTCACCTGGCTCCGATGCGGCGCGGCATCGCCACCACGATCGTGGTTCCGGCTGCGGCGGGTCAGACCCTCGAAAGCCTCGAAGCCTGCTGGGAACGGACCTATCGCGGCCGGCCTTTCGTCCAGCGGCTGGAACGGGGATCGACGCCCGACACCAAGGATGTGGTGGGCACCAACCGGATCGACATGGCCGCCACCCACGATCCCCGGACCGGGAATTTCATCATCACCTCTGCCATCGACAACCTGATGAAGGGTGCCAGCGGGCAGGCGGTGCAGATCATGAACCTCTGGTTTGATCTTCCGGAAACAGAAGGATTGCTTCTCTAG